CGAGCTGCTCCACCACGGAAAGGGCCTCCGCGGTGGACAGCTCGCTTTCGCGTTTCACCCCGGCGCGAGATCCGCAGTGGTGGCAGGCGTGGTCGCACGCCAGGGTGAGCTCCCACACCACGTACGCGGGATGCGGCGCGTCGCTCGTCACGCGCAGGCGGCGATGGCTCACGACCCGGGGGGCGGCGCGGGTGTTTCGTCGGGGCTGCCGGTGGCGATGGTGTTCACCGGCGCTTGTCCCTCGGAACAGTTGCGGTCGGGATCGGTGGGTGAGCTCGGCTCGCTGCCCTGGCCGGGCTCGCTCTTCTGGCAAGGACCGCTGGGCCGCGGCTCGATGGGACCATAGGCGTGGGGCGGGCCGCCGTAGCAAGCCATCAGCGTCATGGCTACGGCGCCGCCCAGGGCGACCTTGGCGCTCGCCCGCGCAGCGCGCGCCAGACGCGAGCGCTTGTGCGGTGCATCACAGTGGGGACAGGCGCGGGCGCCCGCAGGTACGAAACCCTCGCAGCTCGAACAAACGGAAAGCGTGCTCATCGATTCCTCCCAACGCCCGCGGCGCGCCCCATCTTACACGCCAGGCTCAGGGCTTGGGCACCGCGAAGTTGAAGGGCGGCAGTTGCTCCGCCTGGCCCATGTCCTCGTGAGCGAAGTAGCTCGCTACCATCTGCTGAGCGCCGGGCCGCGTGTACACGTCGGCGCGGCGAGTCTCGATGGTGTCGGCGATCACCGCCGCCACTTCTTCGGCGCTCTGGGCGCCCGGCAGCGTCCGGGAGTCGAAGCCACCGTGGCGGGCGGAGAGGCCGAACTCCGTGGCTACCACGCCGGGGTGCACCGACGACACCTGGATTTCCGGAAACTCCGCTCGGAGCTCCATGCGCAAGTTCGCCGTGAGCGCATTGAGCGCATGCTTGGCGGCGGCGTAGGCAGAGCGAATGGGCGCGAAGGGCACGCGCCCGAGCATGGATGAGACGTTGATGATGTGGCCGCGGCCGCGCTCTTTGAAGTGTGGCAGCACGGCTTGCATGCCGTACACGGCGCTCTTCACGTTCACCAGGTACATCTCGTCCAGATCCTCATCCGTGAGCTCGGAAACGGCACGCGAGATGCCGCGGCCGGCGTTGTTCACCCACACGTCGATGCGACCGAAGCGATCGAGAGCGCTCGCTACCGTGCGCTGCACGTCCGCGCGGCGCGTGACGTCCCCCACGACGACGAGACTTTCGCCCAGACGGGAAGCGACTTCCGTCAGCTCCTTTTCGCGGCGAGCCAACAATACTGGCTTCATGCCCTTGTCGGAAACCAGCTTGGCGAGGGCTGCGCCAATGCCGGCACTGGCGCCGGTGATGACGATCACTTGGTCTTGCATGGCGCGGAGCTTAGGGCGTTTCTGCTACGGTGCGAGGGTGATTCGCCGTCTCGGGGTGATGGCAGTGCTCGCGGGAACCGGTTGCGCGGTTCCGGTGATGCACCCGTATCGCACCCACGAAGGGCCGGGTGCGCGAGCGGCGATGGTAGTGCACGTCGGCGCCGAAAAGCGTGGCAGCTGCGACAACGAGACCGGGTGCAAACCGGGGAGCGCCGGCGGCTTCTCGCCGCTGAACTTGGACGGACGCTGGGGGCATCGCTTCTCCGAGCACGTCGGGCTGATGGGCGGCGTGACCTTCCCTGGATTCCGCAACTCGAAGACGAGCAAGGTGGATGCGGCCCTGGTGAGCTACGGCGTGCTCACCTTGGAGACGCCCATCGTGTCTGTGGGGCTCGGGCCGGAGCTCGGTACCCGCGTGGCCGGCGGCTCGGTGGGGCTGGATCTACAGCCGCTCGGCAACGAGCTTTCTCTCCCGCACCTCTTGGGGCTGTCGCCCTACTTTCGCTACCTCACGCCGTACCGCATTCACGAAGCGGACGAGAATGGTCAGGTGCCGAGCTGGGACACGGGGGTGCGCCTGCGCGTCGGCCCCGCGGTGCTGGGTTACACGTTCTACCGCCAGACCCAGGGTGTGATCGACTACGTGATCTACGAGAGCTCCGTGCGCGCGCAGAGCTGGCACATGCTCACCTTCGGCGTGGAGCTCAATCGAGACAGCTTGGACTTTGGCGGCTCCTTCCATCGAGAGCTGGAGCCGCCGCGCTGCCAGGGTGCGGAGTGCTTCGCCCCGCACGGCGTGCCGCACCGGAGCGTGTGGCGGGGGTGCGCA
This portion of the Polyangiaceae bacterium genome encodes:
- a CDS encoding SDR family oxidoreductase, whose amino-acid sequence is MQDQVIVITGASAGIGAALAKLVSDKGMKPVLLARREKELTEVASRLGESLVVVGDVTRRADVQRTVASALDRFGRIDVWVNNAGRGISRAVSELTDEDLDEMYLVNVKSAVYGMQAVLPHFKERGRGHIINVSSMLGRVPFAPIRSAYAAAKHALNALTANLRMELRAEFPEIQVSSVHPGVVATEFGLSARHGGFDSRTLPGAQSAEEVAAVIADTIETRRADVYTRPGAQQMVASYFAHEDMGQAEQLPPFNFAVPKP